Proteins encoded within one genomic window of Rossellomorea vietnamensis:
- the mtnA gene encoding S-methyl-5-thioribose-1-phosphate isomerase, producing MTHTPTIPTSLEWHEDHLLILNQQKLPNTVEYLTLTNITDYYNAIVSLKVRGAPAIGITAAYGLAHAASHYETDNLTEFTHLFRRDKDYLADSRPTAVNLVWALNRLEQVLAHAQSVNEAKTNLLHSAIQIHTEDEEVCRMIGEYALDVLDDKRRIMTICNAGSIATSKYGTALAPFHLGRERGIGFQVFACETRPVLQGARLTAWELQQSGVDVTLITDSMAAHTIKEKGVEAVIVGADRISANGDTANKIGTSMLAILCHHYHIPFYVAAPSSTFDLSSRTGDDIPIEERGPDEITTMGGTMIAPEHVHVYNPAFDVTSHELISGIITEKGVLYPHFQESIQQTINLA from the coding sequence ATGACACATACACCGACCATTCCAACTTCACTCGAGTGGCATGAAGATCATTTACTGATTCTTAATCAACAAAAGCTGCCGAACACTGTGGAATATTTGACGCTAACGAACATTACAGACTATTACAACGCCATCGTCTCTCTCAAAGTGAGAGGTGCACCGGCAATAGGGATCACAGCCGCCTATGGATTGGCACATGCTGCTTCCCATTATGAAACAGACAATCTAACAGAATTCACTCACCTATTCAGGAGGGATAAAGATTACCTAGCCGATTCAAGACCGACAGCAGTCAACCTGGTCTGGGCATTGAATCGGTTGGAACAAGTTCTGGCCCATGCACAATCCGTTAATGAAGCCAAGACCAATCTGCTTCATTCAGCCATCCAGATCCATACGGAGGATGAAGAAGTATGCAGGATGATCGGTGAATACGCATTGGATGTATTGGATGACAAGAGGAGGATCATGACCATCTGTAATGCGGGATCCATTGCCACGAGTAAATATGGAACGGCACTTGCTCCCTTTCACTTAGGCAGGGAAAGGGGAATAGGGTTTCAAGTATTCGCCTGTGAAACACGCCCCGTCCTTCAGGGCGCACGACTCACTGCCTGGGAGCTTCAGCAATCCGGTGTCGACGTGACCCTCATTACTGACAGCATGGCCGCTCATACAATAAAGGAAAAGGGTGTGGAAGCCGTGATCGTAGGAGCCGACCGAATTTCTGCCAATGGGGATACCGCAAACAAAATCGGAACCTCCATGCTTGCAATCCTATGCCACCATTACCATATACCATTCTACGTGGCTGCCCCTTCTTCGACATTCGACCTCTCCTCAAGAACCGGTGATGATATCCCGATTGAAGAAAGAGGACCAGACGAAATCACGACGATGGGTGGCACTATGATCGCACCCGAACACGTCCATGTTTATAATCCCGCTTTTGATGTGACTTCTCATGAATTGATTTCCGGCATCATCACTGAAAAGGGTGTGCTGTATCCTCATTTTCAAGAAAGCATTCAACAGACTATAAACCTGGCATAA
- a CDS encoding metalloregulator ArsR/SmtB family transcription factor: MQLSKQIAFHKTMGDATRIKIVYLLAEESLHVGAIAGKLGLTAPTISHHLTKLKECNLVYSRKEKNTVYYHLNKKVLSHHGDVLHRFAQEEKGDRTMSEKLVKEKQKVKNNFLEKNGRIKSIPAQQKKKLFILEHLVEGLKVGEKYKEKELNEYILQFHEDFATLRREFIIHQFMYRENGIYEVNPKEMWASTKLSE; the protein is encoded by the coding sequence GTGCAATTAAGCAAACAAATCGCGTTTCATAAAACGATGGGGGACGCGACCCGCATCAAGATCGTTTACTTATTGGCAGAAGAGAGTTTGCACGTAGGGGCCATAGCCGGAAAGCTCGGACTTACTGCGCCAACGATCTCCCATCATTTGACGAAACTGAAAGAGTGCAATCTTGTTTATTCGCGGAAAGAGAAAAACACGGTTTACTACCATTTGAATAAAAAAGTACTAAGTCATCACGGGGACGTTCTGCACAGGTTTGCTCAAGAAGAGAAAGGGGACAGGACAATGTCAGAGAAGTTAGTGAAAGAAAAACAGAAGGTGAAGAACAATTTTCTGGAGAAAAATGGACGCATCAAAAGTATTCCCGCCCAACAAAAGAAAAAACTATTCATTCTTGAACACCTCGTGGAAGGTCTGAAGGTGGGGGAAAAGTATAAGGAAAAAGAGCTGAATGAGTACATCCTGCAATTCCATGAAGATTTCGCCACCTTGAGGAGAGAGTTCATCATCCATCAGTTCATGTATCGGGAAAACGGCATTTATGAGGTGAATCCAAAGGAAATGTGGGCATCTACAAAACTATCAGAATAA
- a CDS encoding methylated-DNA--[protein]-cysteine S-methyltransferase, translating into MNIHTIVIDSPIGNLKLTADPTQLLSVQFVEEEECIETDHPILNRAKEQILEFFRGDRRTFDLPLKIEGTVFQKEVWNILKEIPYGETWSYQDVAQAIQRPKAVRAVGQANKANRFPVIIPCHRVIGKNKTLTGYAGKQIDKKETLLLLER; encoded by the coding sequence ATGAACATTCATACGATTGTAATCGACAGCCCCATTGGGAATTTGAAGCTTACGGCCGATCCCACTCAATTGCTTTCTGTACAGTTTGTTGAAGAAGAAGAGTGCATCGAAACGGATCATCCCATTTTGAATAGAGCAAAGGAACAGATACTGGAGTTTTTCAGGGGTGATAGAAGAACATTTGATCTTCCATTGAAAATAGAAGGAACCGTGTTTCAAAAGGAAGTATGGAATATTCTCAAGGAAATACCCTATGGTGAAACCTGGTCATATCAGGATGTAGCACAAGCCATTCAAAGACCGAAAGCGGTCCGGGCTGTGGGGCAGGCAAATAAAGCGAACCGTTTTCCCGTCATCATCCCTTGCCACCGTGTCATTGGGAAAAATAAGACACTCACCGGTTATGCAGGTAAGCAAATAGACAAGAAAGAAACGTTACTCTTATTAGAAAGATAA
- a CDS encoding PAS domain S-box protein, which translates to MTNSSNVKEEQNRDLCHPVDREICSASPMPMLVINKELKIVYANPEAYETLESNDENIVGKLFSSFFSSVPAPIVAHYKEVMETGKTLEDETLMNVNEKKIIHVELLLKKSTISPNAYLYFKDVTELKEKERKDHLNVHLLSNIFQNASEGIVLFDIDGNINDVNHAFSLQVGLDKDEITKRNISSFIPENAHYKVDKIKELISQNKKARGEIPIKKSQSISIVEFTTSPYVHHKLHMAILRDVTEKRQMEIQLKRNEELFKGLFEEAIDAIVLWDQDGRVLKANSSALKIFECTLSELLSKKIRDFVYPLESQKFDLVMEQLYRSGAVRDEVLFLMPNNQLKHLEFTSKLHSVDGYNMTIFRNVSERYQMEKELRESEERFRKIFEGSLDGLLLTNHNYVVVDANPEVSNIIKLDKDQLIGKDVREILNIEPGEEAYEDYLHQLKEEGQATFLQTLTSSRDRLQYVELSSKYNLLSNLNLTIIRDITDQIEMQEQLRKSDTLSVVGELAAGIAHEIRNPMTALKGFIQLLENSVGKDHEMYFNVITSEFQRIESIITEFLVLAKPQAIQYQETNLIRIMKDTVELLSAQAVMHNVQYEERYQEDLPTIVAEPNQLKQVFINVIKNAIEVMSDGGVISISIGETEDGLIHIEIKDQGGGISKDKIKKLGEPFYTTKERGTGLGLMVSFKIIKEHKGSVQVESIVGEGTVFHIYLPKS; encoded by the coding sequence ATGACTAATAGTAGTAATGTGAAGGAAGAGCAAAATAGGGATTTATGTCATCCCGTCGATAGGGAAATTTGCTCAGCTTCACCCATGCCGATGCTTGTGATCAATAAAGAGTTGAAAATCGTTTATGCCAACCCCGAAGCATATGAAACCCTGGAGTCAAATGATGAGAATATTGTAGGGAAGCTCTTCAGCTCATTTTTCTCTTCCGTGCCCGCGCCCATAGTGGCCCACTATAAAGAAGTAATGGAAACGGGAAAAACCTTGGAAGACGAAACCCTGATGAATGTAAATGAGAAGAAAATCATCCACGTCGAACTTTTGCTGAAAAAATCGACCATTTCACCTAATGCTTATTTATACTTTAAGGATGTAACGGAACTGAAGGAGAAAGAGCGCAAAGACCATTTAAATGTACACTTACTCTCGAACATCTTCCAGAATGCTTCAGAGGGGATCGTGCTATTCGATATTGATGGGAATATCAATGATGTGAATCATGCATTCAGTTTGCAAGTGGGTCTCGATAAGGATGAGATCACCAAAAGGAATATCAGTTCCTTCATTCCCGAAAATGCCCATTATAAGGTTGATAAAATCAAAGAATTGATTTCTCAAAATAAGAAAGCCCGTGGTGAAATTCCGATCAAGAAATCACAAAGTATTTCAATCGTGGAATTTACGACAAGTCCATACGTTCATCATAAACTTCACATGGCCATTCTCAGAGATGTAACGGAAAAAAGGCAGATGGAGATCCAGCTGAAGCGTAATGAGGAATTGTTCAAAGGGTTGTTTGAAGAAGCGATTGACGCCATTGTCCTATGGGATCAAGACGGAAGGGTCCTTAAAGCGAACTCTTCAGCATTGAAGATATTCGAGTGCACACTTTCCGAGCTCCTTTCCAAAAAAATCAGGGACTTCGTTTATCCCTTGGAAAGCCAGAAGTTTGATTTGGTCATGGAACAGTTATATAGAAGCGGGGCTGTAAGGGATGAGGTGTTGTTCCTCATGCCGAACAATCAGCTCAAACATCTGGAATTCACGTCCAAGCTTCATTCCGTTGATGGTTATAATATGACCATATTCCGTAATGTCAGTGAACGATATCAAATGGAGAAGGAACTGCGGGAGAGTGAGGAAAGGTTTCGGAAGATATTCGAAGGTTCATTGGACGGGCTGCTTCTGACCAATCACAATTATGTCGTCGTAGATGCGAATCCTGAAGTGAGTAACATCATTAAGTTGGATAAAGATCAGCTCATAGGTAAAGATGTACGCGAAATATTGAATATTGAGCCGGGTGAAGAAGCCTATGAGGATTATCTGCATCAATTGAAGGAGGAAGGTCAGGCAACGTTTTTACAAACGCTGACATCCTCCAGGGACAGGCTTCAATATGTTGAATTATCGTCAAAATACAATTTGCTCTCTAACCTGAACTTGACCATCATCCGTGACATCACCGATCAAATCGAAATGCAGGAACAACTGAGGAAATCTGACACATTAAGTGTGGTAGGGGAGCTTGCCGCAGGGATTGCCCATGAGATCAGAAACCCGATGACTGCACTTAAAGGATTCATCCAACTGCTTGAGAACAGCGTCGGCAAAGATCATGAAATGTATTTTAATGTGATCACTTCTGAATTCCAGCGTATTGAGTCAATCATCACGGAGTTTCTCGTGTTGGCCAAACCTCAGGCGATCCAATACCAGGAAACGAATTTAATCAGGATCATGAAGGATACGGTGGAATTACTGAGTGCACAGGCCGTCATGCATAATGTTCAGTATGAGGAAAGGTATCAGGAAGACCTTCCGACCATAGTAGCTGAACCCAACCAGTTAAAACAGGTTTTCATCAATGTCATTAAGAATGCGATTGAAGTCATGTCGGATGGAGGGGTGATTTCCATCAGCATCGGGGAGACTGAGGACGGGTTGATCCATATCGAGATTAAAGACCAGGGAGGCGGAATCTCAAAGGATAAAATCAAGAAGCTCGGCGAACCTTTTTATACAACAAAAGAAAGAGGGACTGGACTTGGACTTATGGTAAGCTTTAAGATTATTAAAGAACATAAAGGCAGCGTCCAAGTTGAAAGCATCGTTGGAGAAGGGACCGTTTTCCATATCTATCTGCCTAAATCATAA
- a CDS encoding acyltransferase family protein, which produces MKQRDYYFDNAKFILIFLVVFGHVIRSYIESDPFILSLYKTIYTFHMPAFILVAGFFAKGFYKKGYIQKLAKKLILPYIVFQLIYTVYYHFLYQKSTFEVDPLNPHWSLWFLISLFCWNALLYAFIKWFKFKPGMGLTVAFSLGLLVGFADVISNYLSLSRTFVFFPIFLMGYYMEKEHFEYFKTSKARLVAGSLFVIVFLGMYFIPEFSDKWLLGSKPYGDFEWNNVISMGVRAAVYLLNVVMIFSFFTFVPTKRQFFTKWGKNTLYVYLLHGFLIRLFRESHLKDTIDPNTSLLLLLGVSFVLTMIFSTKFFTSITQPIIEFRSTRLQKLLSKREMKTR; this is translated from the coding sequence ATGAAACAGCGCGACTATTACTTCGACAATGCCAAATTCATTTTGATCTTTTTAGTGGTATTTGGACATGTCATCAGATCCTATATTGAAAGCGATCCCTTTATCCTTTCATTGTATAAAACGATATACACCTTCCACATGCCGGCCTTCATCCTTGTGGCAGGGTTCTTCGCGAAAGGATTCTATAAAAAGGGATATATCCAGAAACTTGCTAAAAAGTTGATACTTCCCTACATTGTGTTTCAACTGATCTATACGGTGTACTATCATTTTCTTTATCAAAAATCAACATTCGAGGTGGATCCACTTAATCCTCACTGGTCACTGTGGTTCCTTATCAGCCTTTTCTGCTGGAACGCTCTCCTATATGCATTCATCAAATGGTTCAAATTCAAACCTGGAATGGGCTTGACAGTGGCTTTTTCACTTGGACTGCTTGTAGGATTCGCCGATGTTATTTCAAATTATTTAAGCTTGTCCCGAACGTTTGTGTTTTTTCCTATATTCCTGATGGGGTACTACATGGAGAAGGAGCACTTCGAATATTTTAAAACGAGTAAAGCCCGTTTAGTGGCAGGTTCATTATTTGTAATCGTATTTTTAGGGATGTATTTTATACCTGAATTCTCAGATAAATGGCTCCTTGGTTCCAAACCATATGGAGATTTTGAATGGAACAACGTCATCAGCATGGGTGTCAGGGCGGCTGTTTACTTATTAAACGTCGTGATGATCTTCAGCTTTTTCACATTTGTTCCTACAAAAAGACAGTTTTTCACCAAGTGGGGGAAAAACACTCTCTATGTCTACTTACTCCACGGTTTTCTCATTCGGTTATTCCGTGAAAGCCATCTTAAGGACACAATTGACCCTAACACCAGTCTGTTACTGTTACTCGGGGTATCCTTTGTACTGACGATGATATTTTCAACTAAATTCTTTACCAGCATCACACAACCTATCATCGAGTTTAGATCAACCAGGCTGCAGAAACTGCTTTCCAAAAGGGAAATGAAAACAAGATAA
- a CDS encoding B12-binding domain-containing radical SAM protein gives MKKVVLSTLNAKYIHTNLAIRCLKAYAEPQHEIELSEYTIKDPTLNIVTDLFSKKPDIIGFSCYIWNIEETIKVIQILRKIMPDVTIILGGPEVTYDVPYWLERLEDVDFIVIGEGEESFKQLLDQLDGDKDWSKVHGVAYLDDGKPVIKPQQNKIDLREVPSPFRFKEDLQELGKRVTYIETSRGCPFRCQFCLSSIEVGVRYFDREKVKEDIRFLMKHGAKTIKFVDRTFNISRSYAMEMFQFLIDEHLPGTVFQFEITADIMRPEVIEFLNEHAPRGLFRFEIGIQSTNDETNDLVMRKQNYKKLTRTVTMVKEGKKIDQHLDLIAGLPEEDYQSFRKTFNDVFEMRPEELQLGFLKMLRGTGLRIRANDHQYTYMDHSPYEILGNNVLSFDDIVRIKQVEDVLEKYWNDHRMDRTIEYLVTECFDTPFDFFQQFGSYWENRGWSRIGHQLEDLFKRLHEFLSNETSFHISVIEGLMKLDYLDNQKYKPRKPWWTHELTKEERSAIYQSLLAQPTIAGDAFASLKLNEKELYKHTLLETIRSKEGQDQYVLAYFEPSTGQSTVFEFDRQLVQ, from the coding sequence ATGAAGAAAGTCGTCTTAAGTACGTTAAATGCAAAATACATTCACACGAATTTAGCTATTCGCTGTCTAAAGGCCTATGCCGAACCCCAACACGAAATTGAGCTCTCCGAGTACACGATTAAGGATCCCACCCTTAATATCGTTACCGACTTATTCTCTAAAAAGCCGGACATCATCGGATTCAGCTGCTACATCTGGAATATTGAAGAAACGATCAAAGTCATTCAGATCCTTCGAAAAATCATGCCTGATGTAACGATCATCCTCGGAGGTCCCGAAGTGACATATGACGTCCCATATTGGCTTGAGCGCCTTGAAGACGTGGATTTCATTGTGATAGGCGAAGGAGAAGAATCCTTCAAACAATTATTGGATCAGCTTGATGGTGATAAAGATTGGTCGAAGGTACATGGAGTGGCTTATTTAGATGACGGAAAGCCTGTAATCAAACCGCAACAAAATAAAATTGATTTAAGAGAAGTCCCTTCACCATTCCGTTTTAAGGAAGATCTGCAAGAGCTCGGCAAAAGGGTGACCTATATCGAGACAAGCAGAGGATGCCCTTTCCGCTGTCAATTCTGTCTTTCTTCTATAGAAGTGGGGGTGCGCTACTTTGACCGTGAAAAGGTAAAAGAAGATATCCGCTTCCTGATGAAACATGGGGCGAAGACCATTAAGTTTGTGGATCGGACCTTTAATATCAGCCGAAGCTACGCAATGGAAATGTTCCAATTCCTTATCGACGAGCACTTGCCGGGTACCGTCTTTCAATTTGAAATCACGGCAGACATCATGCGTCCCGAAGTGATTGAATTCCTCAATGAACATGCACCACGGGGCCTATTCCGATTTGAGATCGGCATTCAATCAACCAACGATGAAACAAATGATCTGGTCATGAGAAAACAAAACTATAAAAAGCTCACGAGAACCGTCACCATGGTGAAAGAGGGTAAAAAAATCGATCAGCATCTGGATTTGATCGCTGGTCTTCCTGAAGAGGATTACCAATCATTCCGTAAGACATTCAATGATGTGTTTGAAATGAGACCTGAAGAGCTGCAATTAGGATTTCTTAAGATGCTGCGCGGGACGGGCCTTAGAATTCGCGCAAATGATCATCAGTATACGTATATGGATCATTCCCCTTATGAAATCTTGGGAAATAACGTATTGTCATTCGACGATATCGTCCGGATCAAGCAGGTGGAAGACGTGTTGGAGAAATATTGGAACGATCACCGCATGGATCGAACGATTGAGTATCTGGTCACTGAATGCTTTGACACTCCATTTGATTTCTTCCAGCAGTTTGGTTCCTATTGGGAAAATCGCGGATGGTCCAGGATCGGCCATCAGTTGGAAGATCTGTTCAAACGACTGCATGAGTTTTTATCCAATGAAACAAGCTTTCACATCTCAGTCATTGAAGGTCTCATGAAGCTCGATTATTTAGACAATCAAAAATACAAACCAAGAAAACCATGGTGGACCCATGAGCTGACGAAGGAAGAGAGATCTGCCATTTATCAAAGTCTTTTAGCACAGCCAACCATTGCAGGCGATGCATTTGCCAGTCTTAAATTAAATGAAAAAGAGTTGTATAAGCATACACTCCTTGAAACGATCCGTTCAAAAGAAGGTCAGGATCAGTACGTTCTTGCCTACTTTGAACCTTCAACCGGCCAATCAACCGTATTCGAGTTTGACCGTCAACTTGTTCAATGA
- a CDS encoding TrkH family potassium uptake protein translates to MWYKLRLNLNKLTPAQVIVTYYLLAVTIATILLSLPIAHKSGAEWSFLDAIFTAVSAVSVTGLTVVSTVDTFNTTGIFILMFVLQFGGIGIMTLGTFFWLIVGKKIGLKERRLIMTDQNQTSLAGLVSLLKQILLLIIFIEIVGAFILGVYFLGYYPTWQQAFIHGLFASVSATTNAGFDITGQSLIPYANDYFVQFITIILLTLGAIGFPVLIETKDYLMSKKRNKHHFSLYSKITTVTFFGLMIFGTLVIFLFEYNRFFDGMEWHEAFFYSFFQSATTRNGGLATMNVAEFSIPTLLVMSALMFIGASPSSVGGGIRTTTFALNILFLFHFAKGNQTIKVFKREIHHQDVIKSLVVTMMAIFICFLSVIILTFTEDHSIMEIVFEVASAFGTTGLSMGITSELSSIGKCVIIVLMFIGRVGILSFLFMIGGKEKTAKYHYPKERVIIG, encoded by the coding sequence ATGTGGTATAAGCTTAGATTGAATTTAAATAAATTAACTCCTGCACAAGTGATCGTAACGTATTACCTTTTGGCGGTGACGATTGCGACCATTCTGCTCAGTCTTCCCATTGCGCATAAATCCGGGGCAGAGTGGAGCTTTTTGGATGCGATCTTTACTGCCGTAAGTGCTGTAAGCGTTACGGGACTTACCGTTGTAAGTACGGTCGACACATTCAATACAACGGGAATTTTCATCTTAATGTTTGTTCTTCAATTCGGTGGGATTGGGATCATGACCCTCGGTACATTTTTCTGGTTGATCGTAGGGAAGAAGATCGGCTTGAAAGAACGCCGCCTCATCATGACGGATCAAAATCAGACAAGCCTGGCCGGACTTGTAAGTTTATTAAAGCAAATCTTATTACTGATCATCTTCATTGAAATCGTGGGGGCATTTATTTTAGGTGTCTATTTCTTAGGCTATTATCCCACGTGGCAGCAGGCTTTTATTCATGGACTATTTGCCTCTGTCAGTGCCACAACGAATGCGGGCTTCGATATCACGGGTCAGTCACTCATTCCTTATGCAAATGACTACTTTGTCCAGTTCATCACCATCATTTTATTGACACTCGGAGCCATTGGATTTCCCGTACTGATTGAGACGAAGGATTATCTAATGAGCAAGAAGAGAAACAAACACCACTTTTCTTTATATTCAAAGATTACGACCGTTACGTTCTTTGGATTAATGATATTCGGGACATTGGTCATCTTTCTCTTTGAATATAACCGCTTTTTTGATGGTATGGAGTGGCATGAGGCATTTTTCTATTCGTTTTTCCAGTCGGCTACAACAAGGAACGGCGGACTTGCCACCATGAATGTGGCCGAGTTTTCTATTCCCACCTTATTGGTCATGAGTGCCCTTATGTTCATCGGGGCTTCTCCAAGTTCGGTTGGTGGAGGGATCAGGACCACGACATTCGCCCTGAATATTTTATTTTTGTTCCATTTCGCAAAGGGAAATCAAACCATTAAGGTATTCAAAAGGGAAATTCACCATCAGGATGTCATTAAATCCCTGGTCGTGACGATGATGGCCATTTTTATCTGTTTCCTATCTGTCATCATCCTCACGTTCACAGAGGACCATTCCATTATGGAGATTGTCTTTGAAGTTGCTTCCGCGTTCGGAACGACGGGATTATCCATGGGAATCACCTCTGAGCTTTCCTCAATCGGAAAATGCGTCATCATCGTGCTGATGTTCATTGGTCGGGTGGGGATACTCTCCTTCCTCTTCATGATTGGCGGAAAAGAAAAGACAGCTAAATATCACTATCCAAAAGAACGGGTCATCATTGGGTAA
- a CDS encoding alpha/beta-type small acid-soluble spore protein: MARSSNKLLVPGVEQYLDQVKYEIAQEFGVTLGSDTVARSNGSVGGEITKRLVKQAQSQLTGQQTK, encoded by the coding sequence ATGGCTAGAAGTTCAAATAAATTGCTTGTTCCTGGTGTTGAACAGTACCTTGATCAAGTGAAATACGAAATCGCCCAGGAGTTTGGCGTGACGCTTGGATCTGATACAGTTGCCCGCTCTAATGGATCAGTTGGGGGAGAAATCACGAAGCGTCTTGTGAAGCAAGCTCAATCTCAATTAACTGGACAACAAACTAAATAA
- a CDS encoding anti-sigma factor domain-containing protein: protein MKKGIIMEIKQDILVMMTPEGEFLTGRKQPDQQYAIGEEIPFFPLSSRADKPNTISKWNWRVSTSLLTVLVVIIALFSSSVLQNNRAYAYVSVDINPSMELTLNKDQQVLNIKPYNGDAEVLLKELRDWKNEDVGEVTEKIFLLSERLGYLKGTQNVFITSSFIDDSDPKRETELMDELNEFVEDYGSDHSTNIIMKETSREFRKKASEKGMTAGSLIRETEQKGSTRTTEPVKNDSTIEDNEVQEKMLKQEKEKQKKAIIDEKIKAENQKVNPPIKEKKQPADKAEKPRKNHDQRQKSHPENKGERGKSEKSQMEKSSNGNNGNRGNDKPYRGHDHSTRNDQGYHENNDKRNDHQNNRNEEKKQNHENRKENKKD from the coding sequence ATGAAAAAAGGGATCATTATGGAAATCAAACAGGATATCCTGGTGATGATGACACCAGAAGGAGAATTTCTTACAGGAAGAAAGCAGCCCGATCAACAGTATGCGATAGGCGAAGAAATTCCTTTCTTTCCTCTGAGCTCAAGAGCTGATAAACCAAACACGATTTCCAAGTGGAATTGGAGAGTGTCGACATCTTTGCTGACAGTTCTTGTCGTCATCATTGCCTTATTCTCAAGTTCTGTTCTGCAGAATAACCGGGCGTATGCCTATGTCTCGGTCGATATCAATCCCAGTATGGAATTAACATTAAATAAAGATCAACAGGTGTTGAATATCAAGCCATATAATGGTGATGCCGAGGTTCTCTTAAAGGAACTGAGAGACTGGAAAAATGAAGATGTGGGGGAAGTGACGGAGAAAATCTTCCTTTTAAGTGAGAGACTCGGGTATTTAAAGGGAACTCAAAATGTTTTCATTACTTCTTCCTTCATTGATGATTCCGACCCTAAACGGGAAACCGAATTGATGGACGAATTAAATGAGTTTGTGGAGGACTACGGTTCTGATCATTCTACGAACATCATCATGAAAGAAACATCCCGGGAATTCAGGAAAAAGGCATCTGAAAAAGGAATGACTGCAGGCTCACTGATTCGTGAAACAGAACAGAAGGGCTCCACTCGAACAACGGAGCCTGTAAAAAATGATTCAACAATAGAAGATAACGAAGTTCAAGAAAAAATGCTCAAACAAGAAAAAGAGAAGCAAAAGAAAGCGATCATTGATGAAAAAATCAAAGCTGAAAATCAAAAGGTGAATCCGCCAATAAAAGAGAAGAAACAACCTGCGGATAAGGCTGAAAAACCTCGAAAAAACCATGATCAGCGTCAAAAATCTCACCCCGAAAATAAAGGGGAGAGGGGAAAATCCGAGAAGTCACAAATGGAGAAATCCTCAAATGGTAACAATGGGAACCGAGGTAATGACAAACCTTATAGAGGGCATGATCATTCTACACGAAATGACCAAGGATACCATGAAAACAATGATAAGCGTAATGATCATCAAAATAATCGAAACGAAGAAAAGAAACAGAATCATGAAAACAGAAAAGAAAATAAAAAAGATTAA
- the sigI gene encoding RNA polymerase sigma-I factor, producing MAIQIQNGDEQLLNMVLEDYKPFIKKTVSSVCKRFIYESDDEFSIGLIAFHDAILKYNHQRGSSIISFSEVIIKRKVIDYIRKNGKIQDISFDFSLFENGEDSSGVTIDQIVSVEEFGKQEEARKRREEILYFQEQLAQYKLSFHDLVEQSPKHEDARLNAIEIAKKVVSSPELLDYLTEKRRLPIKKLEKQVNVTRKTIERNRKYIIAISLILIGDYVYLRDYLKGRLEI from the coding sequence ATGGCGATCCAGATACAAAATGGTGATGAGCAATTATTGAACATGGTGCTCGAAGACTATAAGCCATTTATTAAAAAAACGGTATCATCGGTATGCAAACGATTCATTTATGAAAGTGACGATGAATTCAGCATCGGTCTGATTGCCTTTCATGACGCAATTTTAAAGTATAATCATCAACGAGGCTCTTCCATCATCAGTTTTTCTGAAGTGATCATCAAGCGGAAAGTAATCGATTATATCAGAAAGAATGGGAAGATCCAGGATATAAGCTTCGATTTTAGCTTATTTGAGAATGGGGAAGATTCTTCCGGTGTAACAATCGATCAGATTGTGTCCGTAGAGGAATTCGGAAAACAGGAGGAAGCCAGAAAACGACGGGAAGAGATCCTTTACTTTCAGGAACAACTGGCTCAATACAAGTTGTCCTTTCACGATCTGGTTGAACAGTCTCCCAAACATGAAGATGCAAGATTGAATGCCATAGAAATCGCCAAAAAGGTAGTGAGTTCACCAGAACTTTTAGATTATCTTACAGAAAAAAGACGATTACCGATAAAAAAATTAGAAAAACAGGTGAACGTCACCAGAAAAACAATCGAGAGAAATAGAAAATATATTATAGCCATTTCTCTCATTCTTATAGGGGATTATGTTTATTTACGGGATTATTTAAAAGGGCGGTTAGAGATATGA